The following proteins come from a genomic window of Metarhizium brunneum chromosome 2, complete sequence:
- the pls gene encoding Pyrolysin → MLVPSVLHVLAAGILSNAAAAITNLPAWSLSTNSNGAPGNGIVQKYIVETTGGDSPQFLSRLFDNLHAGDHEQFECEDIFTGATVTTYAENIDLIQAIPGVVNVWPVTTLSTPRSPDVTNQINENRLVNYSVHHWTGVDKLHKAGMRGKGVKVAVVDTGIDYSHLAVRAFTGVAPGAELLIFKVFSDAPTPSDTTEDVLIQAFCDAYTAGADVITASVNRPGGFIDSPWALVASRIVERGVFVSIAAGNEGTRGPFYSGVGSNGRHVVSVAAINATGNPLLSDSDSQHRPIAAYFTSWGPTNELTMKPDIGAPGYNILSTYLDQGFETDSGSSMAAPYIAGIAALYIAHHGGRELHGPSFAQSLAQRIVASGRNVAWSAGEVVLNESAPPFQVGTGLVDAWKVLNYTTQVSFEPISLLDTELFQAEWDIEITNNANQTVKYTFEHESLPGVEIYDGVSDIRPLSQLQPLRIVPGVSLPPDTTLHSGQTKTFRVRFELPTGADDDMLPLYSGKIWMKGNNGEQLCIPYGGAAYDTEKAFDTMFDGAPIIDGWHGGATWSFDPAKTPSDFADVSSRLSYPCFHLRWDIFEAGWTESQWRYPLEIGKKQYIGSATSVRDSDKFLWFDASDVDINDTVSFPLTRIPRGYQRYWWFGKLSNGTQISPGNYTMRIAALRPYGNPKISDHWDVVDLDRHTIQKLVQRNEPQRDDFHNVITDVIHLSNVLMEKHNFQLL, encoded by the exons ATGCTGGTTCCCTCTGTGCTTCATGTGCTAGCAGCGGGCATTCTATCTAATGCTGCAGCGGCTATCACCAACCTACCGGCCTGGTCACTGTCGACAAACTCGAACGGTGCACCGGGCAACGGGATAGTACAAAAGTACATCGTCGAAACTACCGGG GGAGACTCCCCACAGTTCTTATCTCGACTTTTCGATAATCTACATGCAGGTGATCATGAGCAATTTGAGTGCGAAGACATTTTTACCGGAGCCACGGTTACCACATATGCTGAAAACATTGATCTCATCCAAGCCATTCCCGGTGTAGTCAATGTGTGGCCTGTCACAACGCTGTCAACCCCTCGCTCGCCGGATGTCACCAATCAAATCAACGAAAATCGGCTAGTCAACTACTCAGTTCACCATTGGACCGGGGTAGACAAGCTTCACAAGGCTGGAATGAGAGGAAAAGGCGTCAAAGTCGCCGTTGTGGACACCGGAATCGACTATTCCCACCTAGCAGTTCGTGC GTTTACTGGGGTGGCCCCTGGCGCAGAACTCTTGATATTCAAGGTCTTCTCAGAT GCGCCTACCCCATCAGATACAACCGAAGACGTCCTTATACAAGCCTTCTGTGACGCATATACTGCCGGC GCCGATGTAATTACAGCCAGTGTCAACCGACCCGGTGGATTCATCGATAGTCCGTGGGCTTTGGTTGCCAGCCGAATTGTTGAACGCGGAGTATTTGTATCTATCGCAGCAGGGAATGAGGGAACAAGAGGGCCGTTTTACTCTGGAGTTGGATCGAACGGGCGCCACGTCGTCTCCGTGGCAGCCATTAATGCCACTGGCAATCCCCTACTATCAGACTCAGATTCACAGCATAGACCAATTGCCGCATACTTTACTTCTTGGGGGCCAACAAACGAACTCACCATGAAACCAGACATCGGGGCACCTGGGTACAATATTCTCAGTACTTATCTTGACCAAGGATTTGAGACAGACAGTGGATCGTCTATGGCGGCACCTTACATCGCTGGCATCGCAGCTTTATATATCGCACACCATGGCGGTAGAGAGCTCCATGGCCCAAGTTTTGCACAAAGCCTGGCTCAAAGAATTGTTGCGAGTGGTCGAAATGTTGCTTGGAGTGCAGGCGAGGTTGTTCTCAACGAATCTGCGCCCCCTTTCCAGGTCGGGACGGGGCTAGTGGACGCCTGGAAGGTATTGAATTATACCACGCAGGTTTCGTTTGAACCCATCTCGCTTCTCGATACCGAGTTGTTCCAAGCTGAGTGGGATATTGAAATAACGAACAACGCAAACCAAACAGTTAAATACACGTTTGAACACGAGTCTCTCCCAGGAGTAGAAATATATGATGGAGTCAGCGATATTCGCCCTTTATCCCAGCTACAGCCTCTCAGAATTGTGCCAGGCGTTTCTCTCCCTCCAGACACGACCCTTCACTCTGGTCAGACCAAGACATTCAG AGTTAGATTTGAGCTGCCGACTGGGGCCGACGATGACATGCTTCCATTATACAGTGGCAAAATATGGATGAAAGGCAACAATGGCGAGCAGCTATGCATTCCGTACGGAG GGGCTGCTTATGATACCGAGAAAGCATTTGACACGATGTTCGATGGTGCACCTATTATAGACGGTTGGCACGGCGGTGCTAC GTGGTCTTTTGACCCTGCAAAAACGCCTAGCGACTTTGCAGATGTATCCAGTCGACTCAGCTACCCCTGTTTCCATCTCCGCTGGGAT ATTTTCGAAGCTGGTTGGACTGAATCACAATGGCGATACCCTCTCGAAATCGGAAAAAAACAATATATCGGGTCTGCTACTTCCGTGCGTGATTCAGACAAGTTCTTATGGTTCGATGCGTCAGATGTCGACATAAATGACACTGTTTCATTCCCCCTGACTCGAATACCTCGAGGATATCAGCGATATTGGTGGTTCGGAAAATTGTCAAACGGAACACAGATATCTCCAGGCAACTACAC CATGCGCATTGCTGCCTTGCGGCCATACGGGAACCCAAAAATATCGGATCACTGGGATGTTGTAGACTTGGATAGACACACAATCCAA AAACTGGTGCAGAGGAATGAACCGCAGAGAGATGACTTTCACAATGTTATAACAGATGTTATCCATCTGTCAAATGTACTCATGGAAAAGCATAACTTCCAGTtgttataa
- the kif22 gene encoding Kinesin-like protein KIF22 — MSVRVVARIRPLLETELDKDIIVRPDGAEAGGPHTIVKIPNPKNQAEDFSFAFNAVYDQSTSQETLFTSEVQPHLKSLFQGYDVTIFAYGVTGTGKTHTMRGGLKLADRGVIPRLLSGVFRRGKKIAKDSEGNTTVNVSLSYYEIYNDKVFDLLEPPEKRTPSGLPLRAEASGRTVVAGLSERACEDLRDFEKLYIEANNNRVTASTKLNAHSSRSHAILRVKVTQTTDEMIRESTVSAIDLAGSEDNRRTDNGKERLVESAAINKSLFVLSQCIDAISRGDKRIPYRESKMTRILSLGQNNGITIMFLNLAPLRSYHLDTLSSLNVSSRAKRIEVREIENEVVFKQFPRSAGSHTVQRQPLRPLAHALSAHNVHNGNVAAKGSADVTRPIKSFSVYTDKARQSPTKTISMATSLPRPAAVNVSLVPRLSAAYKRPSDHESGIARPRKLARPSIDEPSITVTASQIEAMVEKKVGEILAARTAAEKAVQSQNRGASSQHDVSEAMQRRLEALERRIESEDARVDSKSDGLRFLLAARQHREKGDDASALRAYEMALPFFPGQAKLIGKIQRLRNRLGISVEQTCVMRSPMRSPLRHDKKLRRTRLTINPDGTSSGQDETDVEEEFLDDDTVRIKPRKSRSKSMAKLQVYGDVNETTTVLGARDLAPSRGLVSY; from the exons ATGTCCGTTCGTGTTGTTGCGAGGATACGTCCGCTGCTGGAGACAGAGCTGGACAAGGACATCATTGTTCGTCCTGACGGTGCTGAAGCAGGCGGGCCGCACACCATTGTCAAGATCCCCAACCCGAAGAACCAGGCTGAGGACTTTTCCTTTGCGTTCAATGCCGTATACGATCAGTCGACATCACAAGAGACGCTGTTTACTTCTGAAG TACAGCCGCATCTCAAGTCACTATTCCAGGGATATGATGTCACAATATTCGCCTACGGCGTCACTGGCACGGGGAAGACGCACACTATGCGTGGCGGTCTCAAGCTCGCCGACCGAGGAGTTATTCCCCGGCTTTTGAGCGGCGTGTTTCGAAGAGGCAAGAAGATTGCCAAGGACTCCGAGGGCAACACGACGGTAAACGTCAGCCTGTCGTACTACGAGATTTACAATGACAAGGTGTTTGACTTGCTCGAGCCGCCCGAGAAGAGAACACCATCCGGACTGCCCCTTCGCGCCGAGGCCAGCGGGAGAACCGTTGTAGCTGGGCTATCTGAGCGAGCCTGCGAGGACCTCCGAGACTTTGAGAAGCTGTACATTGAGGCTAACAACAACCGTGTTACCGCGTCCACAAAGCTGAACGCGCACAGTAGTCGGAGTCACGCCATCCTCCGCGTCAAGGTAACCCAAACCACGGACGAAATGATCCGTGAGAGTACTGTATCTGCCATTGACTTGGCAGGTTCAGAAGACAACCGCCGCACTGACAATGGCAAGGAGAGACTGGTCGAATCGGCGGCTATCAACAAGAGCCTCTTTGTCCTCAGCCAGTGTATCGATGCCATTTCAAGAGGTGACAAGCGCATTCCGTATAGAGAATCCAAAATGACCCGGATTCTCTCCCTTGGTCAGAACAACGGCATCACTATTATGTTCTTGAACCTGGCTCCTCTCCGCAGCTACCACCTTGACACCCTGAGCAGTCTAAACGTCAGTTCCCGGGCGAAGCGGATAGAAGTCCGCGAGATTGAGAACGAAGTAGTGTTCAAGCAGTTCCCCAGATCGGCGGGCTCTCATACCGTTCAGCGCCAGCCGCTTCGACCGCTGGCTCATGCCTTGAGCGCTCACAACGTGCACAATGGCAACGTAGCTGCCAAAGGTTCTGCAGACGTAACTCGACCCATCAAGTCGTTCAGTGTTTACACAGACAAGGCCAGGCAGTCTCCGACCAAGACCATCTCCATGGCAACATCGCTGCCGCGACCTGCTGCTGTAAATGTTAGTTTGGTGCCTCGCCTCAGCGCCGCCTACAAGCGCCCATCGGACCACGAGAGCGGAATTGCGAGACCCAGAAAGCTTGCTCGACCGTCCATTGATGAGCCATCCATCACAGTAACTGCATCACAAATTGAGGCCATGGTCGAGAAAAAGGTTGGCGAGATCTTGGCAGCGAGGACGGCCGCCGAGAAGGCAGTGCAAAGCCAAAATCGCGGTGCGTCTTCTCAACATGACGTTAGCGAAGCTATGCAAAGACGCCTAGAGGCCCTCGAGCGGCGCATCGAGAGTGAAGATGCTCGTGTAGACTCGAAGTCTGATGGTCTGCGATTTCTGCTGGCTGCCAGGCAACACAGGGAGAAGGGTGACGACGCCTCGGCATTGAGAGCTTACGAAATGGCTCTGCCATTCTTTCCAGGACAGGCCAAGTTGATTGGGAAGATTCAACGCCTGAGAAACCGATTGGGAATTTCCGTCGAGCAGACTTGCGTCATGAGAAGCCCCATGAGGAGCCCCCTGAGACACGACAAAAAATTGAGACGGACACGCCTCACAATCAACCCTGACGGCACAAGCTCCGGCCAGGACGAAACGGATGTTGAGGAGGAGTTTTTAGATGATGACACTGTCAGGATCAAGCCGCGAAAGTCGAGGTCGAaatccatggccaagctgcaaGTATACGGTGACGTCAACGAAACGACAACTGTACTAGGTGCTCGGGATCTGGCTCCTTCAAGGGGGCTCGTGAGTTACTAA
- the AIM24 gene encoding Altered inheritance of mitochondria protein 24, translating to MMRGSSPLVRSTRGLRLQRPASFVCWQCRSIHISTAPSTESPRVPGDAFGAPIDGARDMADARFEVLGSPYSLLSVTLSASQKLYTRRGTLVAVAGKPDNAQSTLSLLNPVTRAAFGVPFVYQRISATTPITALISTKSPTTTFTVLHLDGTTDWMVSQRNALLAWTGHTLTLSSRIQRRLALAHWGSTQLTGRGLAALSAPGQIYQLTLGEGEEFVAHPGSVVAYSVSRNAPQPFRFKSTSLRLQVPSLTSWIPEMEFVKTVRNSDVYKFLAGALHNFRTMARRTIWGDRLFLQFKGPATILMSSRGVRVADVLSREQVNEIADAPAGVLPSAVELANKPKQGGQVLDKSQADEAASNLQVGSPPKDSKVVLEEGRELKEFVR from the exons ATGATGCGAGGGTCTTCGCCGCTGGTGAGGTCGACACGTGGTCTGCGTCTTCAGCGGCCCGCGTCCTTTGTCTGCTGGCAATGCAGGAGTATTCACATTAGCACCGCACCGAGCACCGAGTCCCCAAGGGTGCCGGGCGATGCCTTCGGAGCTCCCATTGACGGCGCGCGAGATATGGCCG ATGCTCGATTCGAAGTTCTTGGATCTCCATACTCACTGCTATCCGTCACCCTTTCAGCATCGCAGAAACTTTACACGAGGCGGGGCACACTTGTTGCTGTAGCTGGAAAGCCAGATAAT GCCCAATCGACCTTGTCACTGTTGAATCCTGTAACCCGAGCTGCTTTCGGAGTTCCGTTTGTCTACCAGCGAATTTCCGCGACGACACCCATTACCGCTCTCATCTCGACAAAATCACCGACGACTACGTTTACCGTGCTTCACCTCGATGGCACTACCGATTGGATGGTTTCGCAACGAAATGCGCTCCTCGCTTGGACAGGCCACACTTTGACACTGTCTTCCCGGATCCAGCGCAGGCTTGCGCTTGCACACTGGGGCAGTACACAGTTAACTGGGCGGGGACTGGCCGCCCTATCTGCTCCTGGACAAATCTACCAGCTTACACTGGGAGAAGGCGAAGAGTTTGTCGCCCATCCGGGCAGCGTTGTCGCTTACTCTGTTTCAAGAAACGCACCGCAGCCATTCCGTTTCAAGAGCACCAGCCTGCGTCTTCAGGTGCCCTCATTAACATCTTGGATTCCAGAGATGGAGTTTGTCAAGACGGTGCGAAACTCGGATGTCTACAAATTTCTTGCTGGGGCTTTGCACAACTTCCGAACCATGGCACGACGAACCATCTGGGGTGACCGTCTATTCCTTCAGTTCAAGGGCCCTGCCACCATCCTGATGTCAAGTCGGGGTGTGCGTGTCGCAGATGTCTTGTCTCGAGAGCAAGTCAATGAAATTGCCGATGCACCGGCGGGAGTATTACCCTCAGCTGTCGAGCTGGCGAACAAGCCGAAGCAGGGAGGGCAGGTGCTAGACAAGTCTCAAGCAGACGAGGCCGCCAGCAATCTGCAAGTTGGATCGCCGCCGAAAGACAGCAAGGTTGTATTAGAAGAGGGAAGGGAGCTGAAGGAGTTTGTGCGGTAA